One Gordonia sp. SID5947 genomic region harbors:
- a CDS encoding PPOX class F420-dependent oxidoreductase, protein MVASIDDPEIREFLAGGTKTGHLGYLAGDGRPLAAPIWFVVDGDRIAFNTGSATSKARAIQRDPRVVLTVDLPEPPYGFVQIQGRAVTGDDLAEVKRIATLCGERYMGADRAEEFGARNGVPGELVVWIEPSKVIAALDVSG, encoded by the coding sequence ATGGTTGCATCGATCGACGATCCTGAGATCCGTGAGTTCCTGGCCGGCGGCACCAAGACGGGCCACCTCGGATATCTCGCCGGCGATGGCCGACCGCTCGCCGCACCCATCTGGTTCGTGGTCGACGGGGACCGGATCGCCTTCAACACCGGCTCAGCGACCTCGAAAGCTCGTGCCATCCAACGAGATCCGCGCGTGGTGCTGACCGTCGATCTTCCCGAACCACCGTACGGCTTCGTCCAGATCCAGGGCCGCGCGGTCACCGGGGACGATCTCGCCGAGGTGAAGCGGATCGCGACGCTGTGCGGTGAGCGATACATGGGTGCCGACCGCGCCGAAGAGTTCGGCGCCCGTAACGGGGTGCCCGGCGAGCTGGTGGTGTGGATCGAGCCGAGCAAGGTGATCGCGGCGCTCGACGTCTCGGGGTGA
- a CDS encoding FCD domain-containing protein, translating into MDNLIIPPRRTSELVVDRMRDLIRSGEWAVGGRIPAEPELVEQFGVGRNTIREAVRALEHAGMLVPRRGDGTYVRSRNLLAAAIESCVPGSAHHDLLGARRAIEVEAAAAAAERASAAEVAGLRDRLRAAEQAFADADVSAYAQEDMAFHISLVAISGNRLLLELYDGIVEVMQRLHQHVVAATLTDGVHPSGHVAVVDAIEAGDPGAARAAVHSYLDEALRGMS; encoded by the coding sequence GTGGACAACCTGATCATCCCTCCCCGACGGACCAGTGAGCTCGTGGTCGATCGGATGCGTGACCTCATCCGGTCCGGCGAATGGGCCGTGGGCGGGCGAATCCCCGCCGAGCCGGAACTCGTCGAGCAATTCGGAGTGGGGCGCAACACGATCCGTGAAGCCGTGCGGGCGCTCGAACACGCCGGGATGCTCGTTCCCCGACGTGGCGACGGTACCTACGTCCGTAGTCGCAACCTGCTCGCTGCGGCGATCGAGAGTTGCGTTCCCGGTTCGGCGCATCACGATCTGCTCGGTGCGCGTCGCGCCATCGAGGTGGAGGCGGCGGCCGCGGCCGCCGAGCGTGCGTCGGCGGCGGAGGTCGCCGGGTTGCGTGACCGGCTCCGGGCCGCCGAGCAAGCCTTCGCTGATGCGGACGTGTCGGCATATGCGCAGGAGGACATGGCTTTTCACATCTCACTGGTTGCGATCTCGGGTAACCGGCTGTTGCTCGAGCTGTACGACGGCATCGTCGAGGTCATGCAGCGCCTCCACCAGCACGTGGTGGCGGCGACCCTGACCGATGGTGTTCACCCGTCAGGACACGTCGCGGTGGTCGACGCGATCGAGGCCGGCGACCCCGGCGCCGCCCGCGCTGCGGTCCATTCCTATCTCGACGAAGCGCTGCGGGGGATGTCGTGA
- a CDS encoding MFS transporter, translating into MLVAANLRPPVVSVAPLVDDIMRDLGFGSAAAGLLTTLPVLFFGISAPIAPRIAARYGIERTIFASLVVLVLGMGLRFVPVTVSLLVGSAVIGTAIGICNVVLPALIKRDFAHRSGLMTGLYSMTLSGGAAVAAALTIPIDDLDGGNWRLTMTSWTLLALLALVVWVPQLARVHRVSVTAAPTSLWRNRIAWSITTFMAAQSIIFYTFSAWLPQYLIDRGRTAAEAGATLAIGQVVALTASLVIPIVAGRFADQRAITLGVVAVCAVGFVGLVTVHEWTTLWVILIMFGPGSSISLVLLFMVLRSPSTVVTGQVSGMAQSVGYVVAAAGPIAIGALHDVTGSWTVAMSVLGVALVPQGLATLLAAKNVTMKV; encoded by the coding sequence ATGCTCGTGGCAGCCAATCTGCGTCCGCCGGTGGTCTCGGTGGCGCCGCTCGTCGACGACATCATGCGCGATCTGGGTTTCGGCAGTGCGGCAGCCGGATTGCTCACCACGTTGCCGGTGCTGTTCTTCGGGATCAGCGCGCCGATCGCTCCGCGCATCGCCGCGCGGTACGGGATCGAACGGACCATCTTCGCCTCGCTGGTGGTGCTCGTCCTCGGCATGGGGCTGCGATTCGTCCCCGTCACGGTGAGCCTGCTGGTGGGTTCGGCCGTGATCGGGACCGCGATCGGGATCTGCAACGTCGTGTTGCCTGCGCTCATCAAACGCGACTTCGCACACCGGTCGGGCCTCATGACCGGGCTGTATTCCATGACGCTGTCGGGCGGGGCGGCGGTCGCCGCCGCACTGACCATCCCGATCGACGATCTCGACGGTGGCAACTGGCGGTTGACCATGACGTCGTGGACGCTACTCGCGCTGCTGGCCCTGGTGGTCTGGGTGCCGCAACTGGCGCGAGTGCATCGGGTGTCGGTGACCGCCGCACCGACCTCGTTGTGGCGCAATCGGATCGCCTGGTCCATCACGACCTTCATGGCAGCGCAGTCGATCATCTTCTACACGTTCAGCGCCTGGCTGCCGCAGTATCTCATCGACCGCGGGCGCACCGCGGCCGAGGCGGGTGCCACGCTCGCGATCGGTCAGGTGGTCGCCCTGACGGCATCACTGGTGATCCCCATCGTGGCCGGCCGGTTCGCCGATCAGCGTGCGATCACGCTCGGGGTGGTGGCCGTGTGCGCGGTCGGGTTCGTCGGTCTGGTGACCGTCCATGAGTGGACGACGCTGTGGGTCATCCTGATCATGTTCGGGCCGGGGTCGTCGATCAGTCTGGTGTTGCTGTTCATGGTGTTGCGCAGCCCGTCGACGGTGGTCACCGGTCAGGTGTCGGGGATGGCCCAGTCGGTCGGCTATGTCGTGGCTGCGGCCGGCCCGATCGCCATCGGCGCGCTCCACGACGTGACCGGGTCCTGGACCGTGGCGATGTCGGTGCTGGGTGTGGCGCTCGTTCCGCAGGGGCTCGCCACGCTGCTCGCGGCGAAGAACGTCACGATGAAGGTCTGA
- a CDS encoding amidohydrolase family protein translates to MSDTAALAETRDVRLHTHLAEDRDELAYCQEVYGMSPVDYFDSVGWMQSRSWVAHFIYPSDDEQARMAAAGVGVAHCPSSNMLIGGGTADVARLRALGAPVGLGCDGSASTDHGSLWLEARAALTLGRYRGGSAAMTARDVLDVATRGSAACLGWDDETGHLRPGACADLVIWTGSAMALAGAVTDPVESWLRCGPMIADTTIVAGRILVRDGQIQNPAVGDVLSAHTLEARRIQRVAL, encoded by the coding sequence ATGTCCGACACCGCCGCACTGGCCGAGACCCGCGACGTCCGACTCCACACCCATCTCGCCGAGGACCGGGATGAACTGGCGTATTGCCAGGAGGTGTACGGGATGAGCCCGGTCGACTACTTCGACAGCGTCGGTTGGATGCAATCACGTTCTTGGGTCGCCCATTTCATCTACCCGTCCGACGACGAACAGGCTCGCATGGCCGCCGCCGGGGTGGGGGTTGCGCACTGTCCGAGTTCGAACATGCTCATCGGTGGCGGAACGGCCGATGTCGCGCGGCTCCGTGCCCTCGGGGCCCCGGTGGGCCTGGGATGCGACGGATCCGCATCCACCGATCACGGCTCACTCTGGCTGGAGGCCCGCGCGGCGCTCACCCTGGGTCGCTACCGTGGCGGTTCGGCCGCGATGACCGCCCGTGACGTACTGGATGTCGCGACCCGCGGCAGCGCGGCGTGCCTCGGCTGGGACGACGAGACCGGTCATCTGCGCCCCGGCGCCTGCGCCGACCTCGTCATCTGGACCGGGTCGGCGATGGCTCTCGCCGGCGCCGTCACCGATCCGGTCGAGTCCTGGCTGCGGTGCGGACCGATGATCGCGGACACCACGATCGTCGCGGGCCGGATTCTGGTCCGGGACGGGCAGATCCAGAATCCCGCCGTGGGCGACGTCCTGTCTGCCCACACGCTCGAGGCCCGGCGCATCCAGAGGGTGGCACTGTGA
- a CDS encoding amidohydrolase family protein, which translates to MDEDSCDLLISNAYLYVDSDREVPDGWIAISDGRVHSIGTAADEMPTATTRIDAHGQLVTPGLINVHHHMYQNLTRSFAPVVNAGLFEWLTTLYPLWAQIDDESVYLSSWIAMAELLLGGCTLSSDHMYLHPREGLTDAQIRASRDLGFRFYANRGSMTRSTADGGLPPVQVVQEPDVILADCERLIDNYHDPSPGRCAESRWHRAPRSRSPPSSCPTPPHWPRPATSDSTPISPRTGMNWRIARRCTG; encoded by the coding sequence ATGGACGAAGATTCCTGCGATCTGCTGATCAGCAACGCCTATCTCTACGTCGACTCCGACCGGGAGGTCCCCGACGGGTGGATCGCCATCTCGGATGGGCGCGTACACAGCATCGGGACGGCCGCCGACGAGATGCCCACGGCCACGACCCGGATCGACGCCCACGGACAACTCGTCACGCCCGGCCTGATCAACGTCCACCACCACATGTATCAGAACCTGACCCGTTCGTTTGCGCCGGTGGTCAATGCCGGACTCTTCGAATGGTTGACCACGCTGTACCCCCTGTGGGCGCAGATCGACGACGAGTCGGTCTACCTCTCCAGCTGGATCGCGATGGCAGAGCTCCTTCTCGGCGGATGCACCCTCTCGTCCGACCACATGTACCTGCACCCGCGAGAAGGCTTGACGGATGCGCAGATCCGCGCCTCCCGTGACCTGGGCTTCCGGTTCTACGCGAATCGGGGCTCGATGACCCGCTCCACCGCCGACGGCGGTCTGCCACCCGTACAGGTGGTGCAGGAACCCGATGTGATCCTCGCCGACTGCGAACGTCTCATCGACAACTACCACGACCCGTCTCCCGGGCGATGTGCCGAGTCGCGCTGGCACCGTGCTCCCCGTTCTCGGTCACCGCCCAGCTCATGTCCGACACCGCCGCACTGGCCGAGACCCGCGACGTCCGACTCCACACCCATCTCGCCGAGGACCGGGATGAACTGGCGTATTGCCAGGAGGTGTACGGGATGA
- a CDS encoding aspartate/glutamate racemase family protein, with the protein MRICIINPNTAAAMTDVIAAAARSVARPDTEILAVTSSMGPASIESHYDEALAVPGLLRVIAEHPDHDGYLVACFGDPGLDAARELATAPVMGIAEAAMHLAAPLGRGFSVVTTLHRTIGRAADLVDRYGFSRQCLGIHACDIPVLDLETNPATAEILEKSCREALQADGSDVIVLGCAGMADLAHRISDAIGTPVIDGVGAGVGMLSSMAAMGLRTGTASGEFATPPPKIYSGSLAGFGDSART; encoded by the coding sequence ATGCGCATCTGCATCATCAATCCGAACACCGCGGCGGCGATGACCGACGTCATCGCCGCCGCGGCGCGTTCCGTCGCCCGCCCCGACACCGAGATCCTGGCCGTGACCTCGTCGATGGGGCCCGCGTCCATCGAGAGCCACTATGACGAGGCACTGGCCGTCCCCGGACTGCTGCGTGTCATCGCCGAGCACCCGGACCACGACGGCTATCTCGTCGCGTGCTTCGGCGACCCCGGCCTCGATGCCGCGCGCGAGCTGGCAACAGCGCCCGTCATGGGGATCGCCGAGGCCGCCATGCATCTCGCGGCACCGCTCGGGCGTGGGTTCTCGGTGGTCACCACCTTGCACCGAACCATCGGCCGCGCGGCCGATCTCGTCGACCGCTATGGATTCTCCAGGCAGTGTCTGGGAATCCACGCCTGCGACATCCCCGTCCTCGACCTCGAGACCAACCCGGCAACCGCGGAGATTCTCGAGAAGTCGTGCCGAGAGGCGCTACAGGCCGACGGTTCCGACGTGATCGTCCTCGGTTGCGCCGGCATGGCCGACCTCGCGCATCGCATCAGCGACGCCATCGGCACCCCGGTGATCGACGGGGTCGGCGCCGGCGTCGGCATGCTGTCGTCGATGGCCGCCATGGGTCTGCGCACCGGGACCGCCTCCGGGGAGTTCGCCACTCCCCCGCCGAAGATCTACTCGGGATCGTTGGCGGGCTTCGGAGATTCTGCGCGAACGTGA
- a CDS encoding NCS1 family nucleobase:cation symporter-1: MSAPSADVATAHESAAGESVIKLGYHQNLTNSDLAPLRKQKWTWYNIFAFWMSDVHSVGGYVFAGSLFALGIAAWQVLVALLVGIVAVNILCNLVAKPSQLAGVPYPVTTRIAFGVKGANIAAIIRGLIAVVWYGIQTYLASVAFGLLALKFWPGLEPWGDVDQHGFLGLSALGWAGFILMWILQAFVFWNGMDTIRKFIDFCGPAVYVVMIALAAYLIVKAGWSNVSFDLSEGPGLSGWSSVTQMISAFALVVSYFSGPMLNFGDFSRYGRSFAEVKKGNFWGLPVNFLFFSLLVVCTVSAGATVIGHDEDGSIITDPVHIVDKIDNTTAAVLGVLTFAIATIGINIVANFVSPAFDFSNVAPTKITWRTGGMIAAIGSVLITPWNLFNNPTAIHYTMDTLGAVIGPLFGILIVDFYLIKKQKIEVDDLFSMEAGRSYSYRNGWNPIAVIAVILASILPIGFVIWGTAYQASFTWFMGAAAGGVIYWLGMKFAPASFIYDAGMVPADLPTAKDGKLEPSAL, encoded by the coding sequence ATGTCCGCACCTTCTGCCGACGTCGCGACCGCCCACGAGAGTGCGGCGGGCGAGAGCGTCATCAAACTCGGATATCACCAGAACCTCACGAACTCCGATCTCGCGCCACTGAGGAAACAGAAGTGGACGTGGTACAACATCTTTGCGTTCTGGATGTCCGACGTGCACAGCGTCGGCGGCTATGTGTTCGCGGGCAGCCTGTTCGCGCTCGGGATCGCGGCGTGGCAGGTGCTGGTCGCGCTCCTCGTCGGCATCGTCGCCGTCAACATCCTGTGCAACCTCGTCGCCAAGCCCTCGCAGTTGGCCGGTGTGCCCTACCCGGTCACCACCCGAATCGCCTTCGGGGTCAAGGGCGCCAACATCGCGGCCATCATCCGAGGTCTCATCGCGGTGGTCTGGTACGGCATCCAGACCTATCTGGCCTCGGTTGCCTTCGGGCTGCTCGCCCTGAAGTTCTGGCCCGGTCTGGAGCCGTGGGGCGATGTCGATCAACACGGGTTCCTCGGCCTCAGCGCGCTCGGCTGGGCCGGATTCATCCTCATGTGGATCCTGCAGGCATTCGTCTTCTGGAACGGCATGGACACCATCCGCAAGTTCATCGACTTCTGCGGTCCGGCGGTGTACGTGGTGATGATCGCACTCGCCGCCTATCTGATCGTCAAGGCGGGCTGGAGCAACGTCAGCTTCGACCTGTCCGAGGGCCCCGGCCTGTCGGGGTGGTCCTCGGTCACCCAGATGATCAGTGCGTTCGCACTGGTGGTCTCCTACTTCTCCGGCCCGATGCTGAACTTCGGTGACTTCTCCCGCTACGGCAGGTCTTTCGCCGAGGTGAAGAAGGGCAATTTCTGGGGGCTGCCGGTCAACTTCCTGTTCTTCTCCCTGCTCGTGGTGTGCACGGTGTCGGCGGGCGCAACCGTGATCGGTCACGACGAGGACGGCTCGATCATCACCGACCCCGTCCACATCGTGGACAAGATCGACAACACCACGGCCGCGGTCCTCGGCGTACTCACCTTCGCGATCGCCACCATCGGGATCAACATCGTGGCGAATTTCGTGTCACCCGCCTTCGATTTCTCGAATGTGGCGCCGACGAAGATCACCTGGCGGACCGGCGGCATGATCGCCGCGATCGGCTCGGTCCTCATCACGCCGTGGAACCTCTTCAACAACCCCACCGCGATCCACTACACAATGGACACGCTCGGTGCGGTGATCGGACCACTGTTCGGCATCCTGATCGTCGACTTCTATCTCATCAAGAAGCAGAAGATCGAGGTCGACGACCTGTTCAGCATGGAGGCCGGCAGGTCGTACTCCTACCGCAACGGATGGAACCCGATCGCCGTGATCGCGGTCATCCTCGCGTCGATCCTGCCGATCGGCTTCGTCATCTGGGGCACCGCCTATCAGGCGAGCTTCACGTGGTTCATGGGTGCGGCGGCCGGTGGCGTGATCTATTGGCTCGGCATGAAGTTCGCGCCGGCGAGTTTCATCTACGACGCGGGCATGGTGCCGGCGGACCTGCCCACGGCCAAGGACGGCAAGCTCGAGCCGTCCGCGCTCTGA
- a CDS encoding GntR family transcriptional regulator produces MTARMTDRLIAQLVETRSESARANVLEELRRLILSGGAPPGAQIPPGEVAEAFRVSPIPVREALKTLVGEGLVVHQRNAGYRVSHLSIDELREIYFVRGTLEQAALARAVERIDIAGLERARGRHDEMMTALKYDDRKAFHDISRQFHRELTTPCAMPRLLNMFEATWNLTEPFQVMRAVGPATQEALNDDHAKLLDGFAARDTAVVLEVGQLHHRRLESAIVETAAELGVRRDD; encoded by the coding sequence ATGACCGCACGCATGACCGACCGACTGATCGCCCAGCTGGTGGAGACACGGTCGGAGAGTGCGCGCGCCAACGTACTCGAAGAGCTCCGGCGGCTGATCCTGTCCGGCGGTGCACCGCCGGGTGCCCAGATCCCGCCGGGTGAGGTCGCCGAAGCCTTCCGGGTGAGCCCCATACCCGTGCGAGAGGCTCTCAAGACATTGGTGGGCGAAGGCCTCGTCGTCCACCAGCGCAACGCCGGTTACCGGGTCAGCCACCTGTCGATCGACGAACTCCGTGAGATCTACTTCGTGCGAGGCACCCTGGAGCAGGCGGCCCTGGCGCGTGCCGTCGAACGCATCGACATCGCGGGCCTCGAGCGCGCCCGCGGCCGGCACGACGAGATGATGACGGCCCTGAAGTACGACGACCGCAAGGCCTTTCATGACATCTCGCGGCAGTTCCACCGCGAGCTGACCACCCCATGCGCGATGCCGCGGTTGCTCAACATGTTCGAGGCGACCTGGAATCTCACCGAACCTTTCCAGGTGATGCGGGCCGTCGGGCCGGCCACGCAGGAAGCGCTCAACGACGACCATGCGAAACTGCTCGACGGCTTCGCCGCCCGCGACACCGCCGTGGTGCTCGAGGTGGGCCAACTCCATCATCGACGGCTCGAGAGCGCCATCGTGGAGACCGCTGCCGAACTCGGGGTCCGGCGCGACGACTGA